One window of Plasmodium falciparum 3D7 genome assembly, chromosome: 7 genomic DNA carries:
- a CDS encoding Pfmc-2TM Maurer's cleft two transmembrane protein, producing the protein MFHYFYKVYIFTIIICASNLFNNDGVEIGTYKLSYHNGGRQFRMLAQKNENEKSNGNTLKNTLLKDENKKGSKTKKLDPQITSLVNLVDNMDINEEQKDKIKTLTLEYINSDDIKKKNKSINELKKYSNNEECKEHMNNYLMHLRMQNEIKYLKRKNFWNNIWIVVITLLSIILLIAAMAMNTFPGFSAFLVTFVLSNLMIYMFARFYPEIKVQFKKFKETCTNLFKKKSK; encoded by the exons atgtttcattatttttacaaagtatatatttttaccatAATAATATGTGCATCAAATCTATTTAATAac GATGGAGTAGAAATTGGAACATACAAATTATCATACCATAATGGAGGGAGACAATTCAGAATGTTAGCACAAAAAAAcgaaaatgaaaaatcaaACGGAAATACCTTAAAGAATACATTGTTAAAAGatgaaaacaaaaaaggtagtaaaacaaaaaaacttGATCCTCAAATTACATCACTAGTTAATTTAGTAGATAATATggatataaatgaagaacaaaaagataaaatcaAAACTCTCACattagaatatataaatagtgacgatataaaaaaaaaaaataaatcaattaATGAACTTAAAAAATACAGTAATAACGAAGAATGTAAAGAgcatatgaataattatttaatgcaTCTTCGTATGCAAAATgagataaaatatttaaaaagaaaaaatttttgGAATAATATTTGGATTGTTGTAATAACCTTATTATCAATCATTCTATTGATTGCAGCTATGGCTATGAATACATTCCCAGGATTTTCTGCTTTTCTTGTAACATTTGTTCTTTCAAATCTTATGATCTATATGTTTGCTCGTTTTTATCCTGAAATTAAAGtgcaatttaaaaaatttaaagaaaCTTGTACAAATttgttcaaaaaaaaaagcaaataa
- a CDS encoding GPCR-like receptor SR25, producing the protein MAKRHKLKITILSIFFFVIFTGIHTVFTAFNRKDWLKFYTSCFGTGEVKWELLALLTVVNMLLLLLNVNYKENINHLNNKKSETSDINDDLINVDMHEFSNNEKDESSDENEKEKKYNKLKIRYLYNVSNSIICYYSLWILCYYLIYFLCFLSFLYGIRKFNNNVINIYTLRTCKIDKLTNYILSENTFISLYWAIINFNVFMSKYTDSFYVVNYFKLNFEFSNRKKKTLFILNYMYQLLLLSYTIYKNITLYTKGEYNLNQIICALIFLCLILYTILEITYVLEINRPCYNVQTKLPFHYVWAIIYLFIIFTSSVIFYFSVFSYSIKDQFVNFQITLWLFFISLTYIKKNQLFIKI; encoded by the exons ATGGCTAAAAGGCACAAATTAAAGATTACAATTTtgtcaatatttttttttgtgatatTTACGGGGATTCATACCGTTTTCACAGCATTCAATAGAAAAGATT gGTTAAAGTTTTATACTAGTTGCTTTGGTACGGGAGAAGTAAAATGGGAACTGCTAGCCTTGTTAACAGTTGTAAATATgcttcttttattattaaacgTGAATTACAAAGAGAATATAAaccatttaaataataaaaagagtGAGACAAgtgatataaatgatgatttaataaatgtTGATATGCATGAATTtagtaataatgaaaaagatgaaaGTAGTGATGAGAATGAGAAAgagaagaaatataataaattaaaaataagatatttatataatgttagTAATTctattatttgttattatagtTTATGGAtcttatgttattatttaatatactttttatgttttttaagTTTTTTATATGGTATAAGAAAATtcaataataatgtaataaatatatataccttgAGGACATGTAAAATTGATAAattaacaaattatatattatcagaaaatacatttattagTTTATATTGGgctattataaattttaatgtttttatGAGTAAATATACAGATTCCTTTTATGtagttaattattttaaattaaattttgaATTTAGTaataggaagaaaaaaacacTTTTCATtcttaattatatgtatcaattattattattatcctacactatatacaaaaatattactTTATATACTAAAGgagaatataatttaaatcaaATCATTTGTgctcttatatttttatgcctaatattatataccatTTTAGAAATTACTTATGTGTTAGAAATTAATAGACCATGTTATAATGTACAGACCAAATTACCTTTCCATTATGTGTGGgccataatttatttatttataattttcacaTCATcagttattttttatttttccgtTTTTAGTTATTCTATAAAAGACCAATTTGTGAATTTCCAAATTACCTTGTGGCTTTTTTTTATCTCgctaacatatataaaaaaaaatcagtTATTCATCAAaatatga
- a CDS encoding erythrocyte membrane protein 1, PfEMP1 has protein sequence MARDPRGGGSEEDDIDHKSVKHLLDSIGKIVHDQVKNGADGTAKKYIKELKGDLSKATFSSEETASSIETCYLVKEYYNNHVNGGDVSGERNPCRKEDVKRFSDKEGAECTNNKINCNKGGCGACAPYRRLHVCDKNMEKMGRTSMTTHKLLAEVCYAAKYEGASITLHYPQYQEKYDDSPSEMCTMLARSFADIGDIVRGKDLFIGYNQKDRKEKEQLQNKLKYIFKKIHEKLDSEAQTRYNDATGNFYQLREDWWTANRATIWEAMTCSEDLKNSSYFRQTCSDERGGAQANDKCRCPNGNNQVPTYFDYVPQYLRWFEEWAEDFCRKKKKYVDIVKKFCREGENGKEKYCSLNGYDCTKTKLAVGKYRMGNQCTKCFFACYPYENWIEKQKEQFDKQKKIYDKEIKIYTEGAPRSSSRKKRDAGGTTNYDGYIKKFYGELKNHGYGDVNNFLEKLSDEDVCKKVQDTQGGKINFKNVKSSSASVPGGGNDVVAASGDRGKGASADSNSNKTFYRSEYCQPCPYCGMKKKSDGSGGWEKRSETDNCTRGNLYKPKGDAEATPIKILKSGKGHKDIEKKLNEFCQEQNRSDGSSSGGGGKNSNNQELYEEWKCYNDVEKDGQDGVDDDDEEDVQKVKNAGGLCILQKTNGKENVNKQKTFYDFFYYWVAHMLKDSIHWRTRRLRKCINDGTTMKCINGCHGKCDCFQKWIEQKKKDEWKPIKDHFYKQEGFGEQGSEKLPHYMVLEIVLEEEFLKEVSEDESENNSENPHEDAQETKRIKDMFEKKKKKNNDEVASNEETIIDFMLEEELKDAKQCIEKHTCPPQEGLARSATDPQPRSEEKEEEEEDDDEDDEDGDEVEEEEPHTEDTTEGSATEEKEAPKVVEPAVKKEEVNVCSIVGGILTGSGNLNDACSQKYGYPQRHWGWKCIPSGDNTTTREGSGEATKSGATTGSGKDGATGGSICVPPRRRRLYVTPLTRLAGGDGNTQAGETTQGNGASTETPEASLRRAFVESAAVETFFLWHKYKTVKQKELDEKKKQQQENVLSQLSGDTISGEQNPQSKLEKGEIPDDFKRLMFYTLGDYRDIVVRGVADDKNGGNNIILNASGNKQDMDKIQKKIDKILKQSASKPGQEPNSKREEFWTTHGPDIWKGMVCALTYKESKNGDKTIVKDGAVYDKFFGENNNDNPGSKPKTNGTYQENYDYNIVTLKEDESGGGPKPAGVNEAPPKLSDFVLRPTYFRYLEEWGETFCSERMKRLKQIYEDCKVGENGDRRRDGKKNPKCSCYGEDCEEIFSKKYDTVSSLECPNCAKYCRFYKRWIDRKRKEYDKQEKIYVQQKSNYENESNNHDKGFCTKLKENYTDAAKFLERLKDGPCKNDSEEGKKGRDKLDFNEPDETFKDADNCKPCSEFKINCKNGKCSDEEKRKCNGTTVITKDNIEKMKDSNGNVDMLVIDKSGNGSQNDLKDCEGKGIFTGIRKEQWKCRNVCGYIVCGLKGDNGQKVNEKHIIQIRALVTHWVQYFLEDYNRIKQKISHCIKNSDGSKCENKCNDKCNCASKWIDEKSTEWTNLKNLYLQQYGGNDSGESYPVKTILQELQPKTELNKAIKPCGDLHQFEESRHCNGAASSENGKPQKKDIVECLLDRLKKKATSCPAPTSGENPTQCQEPPLVEDNDEAIEEENSVTQPNICPPQTPPKQEEKDTCEPAAEETEPAEEKSSEEPDKQKPDQDKSADTPARAPAAPPSTPGPQPLPSDNTSDILKTTIPFGIALALTSIALLFLKKKTKHPVDLFSVINIPKSDYDIPTKLSPNRYIPYTSGKYRGKRYIYLEGDSGTDSGYTDHYSDITSSSESEYEELDINDIYVPGSPKYKTLIEVVLEPSGNNTTASGKNTPSDTQNDIQNDGIPSSKITDNEWNTLKDDFISNMLQNEPNTEPNILHDNLDNNTNTTMSRDNMEEKPFITSIHDRDLYTGEEISYNINMSTNSMDDTKYVSNNVYSGIDLINDTLSGNAHIDIYDEVLKRKENELFGTNHVKQTSIHSVAKLTNSDPIHNQLELFHTWLDRHRDMCEQWSNKEELLDKLKEEWENETHSGNTHPSDSNKTLNTDVSIQIDMDHEKRMKEFTNMDTILEDLEKYNEPYYDVQDDIYYDVNDHDASTVDSNAMDVPSKVQIEMDVNTKLVKEKYPIADVWDI, from the exons ATGGCGCGAGATCCTCGTGGTGGGGGTAGTGAGGAGGATGATATTGACCACAAAAGTGTGAAACATTTATTGGATAGCATAGGGAAAATAGTGCACGACCAAGTGAAAAATGGTGCTGATGGTACtgctaaaaaatatattaaggaATTGAAAGGAGATTTGTCAAAAGCAACATTTTCTAGTGAGGAAACAGCTAGCAGTATTGAAACATGCTACCTcgtaaaagaatattataataaccaTGTTAATGGTGGTGATGTTAGCGGTGAAAGGAATCCGTGCAGAAAAGAAGATGTAAAGCGCTTTTCCGACAAAGAAGGAGCAGAATGTacgaataataaaataaattgtaATAAAGGTGGTTGCGGAGCCTGTGCTCCATATAGAAGATTGCACGTATGCGacaaaaatatggaaaaaatggGCAGAACGTCGATGACGACGCATAAGTTGTTGGCAGAAGTGTGTTATGCAGCAAAATATGAAGGGGCATCAATAACACTTCATTATCCACAATATcaagaaaaatatgatgatTCTCCTTCTGAAATGTGTACTATGTTGGCACGTAGTTTTGCAGATATAGGAGATATTGTCAGAGGAAAAGATCTTTTTATAGGTTATAATCAAAAAGAtcgaaaagaaaaagaacaattacaaaataaattgaaatatattttcaagaAAATACATGAAAAATTGGATTCAGAAGCACAAACTCGCTACAATGATGCAACTGGAAATTTTTATCAATTAAGAGAAGATTGGTGGACTGCGAATCGCGCCACAATCTGGGAAGCCATGACATGTAGCGAGGACCTAAaaaattcttcatattttcGACAAACATGTAGTGACGAACGAGGTGGAGCCCAAGCTAATGACAAATGCCGATGTCCCAATGGTAACAACCAGGTCCCCACATATTTTGATTATGTGCCGCAGTATCTTCGCTGGTTCGAGGAATGGGCCGAAGACTTTtgtagaaaaaagaaaaaatatgttgATATAGTTAAAAAATTTTGCCGCGAGGGAGAAAATggtaaagaaaaatattgtaGTTTGAATGGATACGATTGCACGAAAACTAAACTAGCAGTTGGTAAGTACCGTATGGGTAATCAATGtacaaaatgtttttttgCATGTTATCCTTATGAAAATTGgatagaaaaacaaaaagaacaatttgacaaacaaaaaaaaatatatgataaagaaataaaaatatatacagaGGGAGCACCACGTAGTAGTAGTAGGAAAAAACGGGATGCAGGTGGTACAACTAATTATGatggatatattaaaaaattttatggcGAACTTAAAAATCATGGATATGGTGAcgttaataattttttggaaAAATTAAGTGATGAAGATGTATGCAAAAAAGTTCAAGACACACAAGGAGGAAAAATTAATTTCAAAAACGTTAAAAGTAGTAGTGCTAGTGTTCCTGGTGGTGGTAACGATGTTGTTGCTGCTAGTGGTGATCGTGGTAAGGGTGCTAGTGCcgatagtaatagtaataaaacattttatcGATCGGAATATTGCCAACCCTGTCCTTATTGTggaatgaaaaagaaaagtgaTGGTAGTGGTGGATGGGAAAAAAGAAGTGAAACTGATAATTGCACGCGTGGAAATCTTTATAAGCCTAAAGGTGACGCAGAAGCTACTCCTATTAAAATCCTTAAAAGTGGTAAAGGACATAaagatattgaaaaaaaattaaacgaATTTTGCCAAGAACAAAATCGTAGTGATGGTAGTAGTAGTGGTGGTGGTGgaaaaaatagtaataatcaGGAACTGTATGAAGAATGGAAATGTTATAACGATGTAGAGAAAGATGGTCAGGATGGTGTGGATGACGATGACGAGGAAGATGTACAGAAGGTAAAAAATGCAGGCGGATTATGTATATTGCAAAAGACGAACGGCAAAGAAAATGTGAACAAACAAAAGACATtctatgattttttttactattgGGTTGCACATATGTTAAAAGATTCCATACATTGGAGAACAAGAAGGCTTCGTAAGTGTATAAATGATGGTACGACAATGAAATGTATAAATGGATGCCATGGTAAATGCGACTGTTTCCAAAAATGgattgaacaaaaaaaaaaagacgaaTGGAAGCCAATAAAAGACCATTTTTACAAGCAAGAAGGTTTTGGAGAGCAAGGAAGTGAAAAATTACCACATTATATGGTTCTTGAAATTGTTTTGGAAGAAGAATTTTTGAAAGAAGTTTCCGAAGATGAATCCGAAAATAATTCCGAAAATCCTCATGAGGATGCACAAGAAACAAAACGTATTAAGGACATgttcgaaaaaaaaaaaaaaaaaaataatgatgaggTTGCTTCCAATGAGGAAACAATAATTGATTTCATGCTCGAAGAGGAATTAAAAGACGCCAAACAATGCATAGAAAAACACACATGTCCACCACAAGAAGGCCTCGCCCGCTCCGCCACTGACCCACAACCACGTTCTGAGGAAAAGGAAGAAGAAGAGGAAGATGATGACGAAGACGACGAAGATGGCGACGAAGTCGAGGAGGAGGAACCACACACGGAAGACACCACAGAAGGGTCGGCAACAGAAGAGAAGGAGGCACCAAAAGTGGTGGAACCGGCGGTAAAAAAAGAGGAAGTAAATGTGTGCAGTATAGTGGGTGGAATACTTACTGGCAGTGGAAATTTGAATGATGCCTGCTCACAAAAATATGGTTACCCACAACGACATTGGGGGTGGAAATGCATACCAAGTGGTGACAATACTACCACACGTGAGGGTAGTGGTGAAGCCACTAAATCTGGTGCCACCACTGGTAGTGGTAAAGACGGAGCCACCGGTGGTAGTATTTGTGTGCCACCCAGGAGGCGACGATTATATGTCACACCACTAACGAGATTGGCAGGTGGTGACGGTAACACACAGGCGGGTGAGACAACACAAGGTAACGGCGCGTCGACAGAGACGCCCGAGGCATCTCTCCGTCGTGCCTTCGTGGAGTCCGCCGCGGTAGAAACTTTTTTCTTATGGCATAAGTATAAAACGGTTAAACAAAAGGAATTGGacgaaaagaaaaaacaacaaCAAGAAAATGTATTATCACAACTCAGCGGTGATACTATCAGTGGTGAACAAAACCCCCAATCCAAATTAGAGAAAGGTGAAATCCCTGATGATTTTAAACGTCTAATGTTTTATACTTTAGGAGATTATAGAGATATAGTAGTACGTGGTGTTGCTGACGACAAAAACGGTGGCAACAACATAATACTTAATGCGAGTGGTAACAAGCAGGATATGGACAAaatacaaaagaaaatagATAAAATTCTCAAACAAAGTGCTTCCAAACCTGGCCAAGAACCTAATAGTAAACGTGAAGAGTTTTGGACAACACATGGACCAGATATCTGGAAAGGTATGGTATGTGCTTTAACCTATAAAGAAAGTAAAAACGGCGACAAAACAATAGTAAAGGATGGTGCAGTGTACGACAAGTTTTTCGGAGAAAACAACAACGACAACCCTGGCAGCAAACCCAAAACTAACGGCACATACCAAGAGAACTACGACTACAACATCGTCACACTTAAAGAAGATGAAAGTGGTGGTGGTCCCAAACCCGCTGGTGTCAATGAGGCCCCCCCCAAATTGAGTGATTTCGTGTTACGCCCCACCTACTTCCGATACCTTGAAGAATGGGGAGAAACCTTCTGTTCCGAGAGGATGAAGAGGTTGAAACAAATTTATGAAGATTGTAAGGTAGGTGAAAATGGTGATCGTCGTCGTGATGGTAAAAAAAACCCTAAATGTAGTTGTTATGGGGAAGATTGTGAAGAAATTTTTAGTAAGAAATATGATACTGTTAGCAGTTTAGAATGTCCAAACTGTGCCAAATATTGTAGATTTTATAAAAGGTGGATtgatagaaaaagaaaagaatatgataaacaagaaaaaatatatgtacaacaAAAAAGTAATTACGAAAATGAAAGTAATAACCATGATAAAGGATTTTGTACAAAACTGAAAGAAAATTACACTGACGCTGCGAAATTTTTAGAAAGGTTAAAAGACGGACCATGTAAAAATGATAGTGAGGAGGGTAAAAAAGGAAGGGATAAATTAGATTTTAATGAACCAGATGAAACATTTAAAGATGCAGATAATTGTAAACCATGTTCtgaatttaaaataaattgtaAAAATGGTAAATGTAGTGATGAGGAAAAAAGGAAGTGCAATGGAACAACCGTTATTACTAAAgataatattgaaaaaatgaaGGATTCTAATGGAAACGTAGATATGCTTGTCATTGATAAGAGTGGAAATGGATCTCAAAATGATTTAAAGGATTGTGAAGGTAAAGGTATCTTTACAGGTATTAGAAAAGAACAATGGAAATGTCGTAATGTATGTGGTTATATTGTATGTGGTCTTAAAGGTGATAATGGGCAAAAAGTTAATGAAAAACACATTATACAAATTAGAGCTTTGGTTACACATTGGGtacaatattttttagaAGATTATAATAgaattaaacaaaaaatttcacattgtataaaaaatagtGATGGATCCAAATGtgaaaataaatgtaatgaTAAATGTAATTGTGCATCTAAATGGATAGATGAAAAAAGTACCGAATGGACAAATCTAAAAAACCTTTACCTTCAACAATATGGTGGTAATGATTCAGGGGAATCTTACCCAGTGAAAACTATTTTGCAGGAATTGCAACCTAAAACTGAACTTAACAAAGCTATAAAACCTTGTGGTGATTTACATCAGTTTGAAGAGTCAAGACATTGTAATGGAGCTGCGAGCTCAGAAAATGGAAAACctcaaaaaaaagatatcGTAGAATGTTTGCTTGATagacttaaaaaaaaagcaacATCTTGTCCCGCGCCAACTAGTGGCGAAAACCCAACACAGTGTCAAGAACCCCCCCTCGTTGAAGATAACGATGAAGCCATTGAAGAGGAAAACTCAGTAACACAACCGAACATTTGTCCGCCACAAACACCACCAAAACAAGAGGAAAAAGACACTTGTGAACCAGCAGCGGAAGAAACGGAACCAGCAGAAGAAAAATCTAGTGAAGAACCCGACAAACAAAAACCTGACCAAGACAAATCAGCGGACACCCCAGCACGGGCCCCTGCGGCGCCTCCATCAACACCAGGACCACAACCACTCCCAAGTGATAATACCAgcgatatattaaaaactaCTATCCCGTTTGGTATTGCATTGGCCTTGACTTCGATTGCGCTTTTATTTTTGaag aaaaaaactAAACACCCTGTCGACCTTTTCAGTGTTATTAATATACCCAAAAGTGATTATGATATACCGACAAAACTTTCACCCAATAGATATATACCTTATACTAGTGGTAAATACAGAGGCAAACGGTACATTTACCTTGAAGGAGATAGTGGAACAGATAGTGGTTACACCGATCATTATAGTGATATTACTTCATCTTCCGAAAGTGAATATGAAGAATTagatattaatgatatatatgttccTGGTAGtcctaaatataaaacattgatTGAAGTGGTACTAGAACCTAGTGGTAACAACACAACAGCTAGTGGTAAAAACACACCTAGTGATACACAAaatgatatacaaaatgatgGTATACCTAGTAGTAAAATTACAGATAATGAGTGGAATACATTGAAAGATGATTTTATATCTAATATGTTACAAAATGAACCAAATACAGAACCAAATATTTTACATGATAATTTGGATAATAATACCAATACTACCATGTCACGTGATAATATGGAAGAAAAACCTTTTATTACATCTATACATGATAGGGATTTATATACTGGGGAAGAAAttagttataatattaatatgagtACTAATAGTATGGATGACACAAAATATGTAtcaaataatgtatattctGGTATAGATTTAATTAATGACACATTAAGTGGTAACGcacatattgatatatatgatgaagtgctaaaaagaaaagaaaatgaattatttggTACAAATCATGTGAAACAAACAAGTATACATAGTGTTGCCAAACTAACAAATAGTGACCCCATCCACAACCAACTGGAACTATTCCATACATGGTTAGATAGACATAGAGATATGTGCGAACAGTGGAGTAATAAAGAGGAACTAttagataaattaaaagaagagtGGGAAAATGAGACACATAGTGGTAACACTCACCCTAGTGATAGTAACAAAACGTTGAATACTGATGTTTCTATTCAGATAGATATGGATCATGAAAAACGAATGAAGGAATTTACTAATATGGATACTATCTTGGAGGATctggaaaaatataatgaacctTATTATGATGTGCAAgatgatatttattatgatgtAAATGATCATGATGCATCAACTGTGGATAGTAATGCTATGGATGTACCTAGTAAAGTACAAATTGAAATGGATGTAAATACTAAATTGGTGAAAGAGAAATATCCTATAGCAGATGTGtgggatatataa
- a CDS encoding rifin — translation MMFHYFNILLCSLPLNILLTPSYEINMKSHNRSTLHTLNAKPIKIHRSLCECDLYTSTYDNDPEMKEVMQQFDDRAAQRFKEYEEMLQYKRKQCKKQCDKDIQKIILKDKIEKELTENFSALQTDISTNDIPTCICEKSVADKVEKTCLKCGGILGGGIAPGWSLVSGLGYMAWTRYIAAKVLEEGIKKGLEVGLVKVTEIATQMIGDVNKVPSIDILQKITIGNFSDGVSLYDIFKTIDSTMSTELETQGYYDFSLSVQSIADDPAKLKWCSQKVADVTNAVADGEASVLTEAAPVTSGLNTAIIASIVAIVVIILVMSIIYLILRYRRKKKIHKKLQYIKLLQQ, via the exons ATGATGtttcattattttaatatattattatgttcccttccattaaatatattgttaacTCCCTCATAT GAAATTAATATGAAGAGCCATAATAGATCTACACTTCATACACTAAACGCAAAAcctataaaaatacatagaTCATTATGCGAATGCGATCTATATACGTCCACTTATGATAATGACCCTGAAATGAAAGAAGTGATGCAACAATTTGATGATCGTGCCGCACAACGATTTAAAGAGTATGAAGAAATGTTGCAATATAAACGAAAGCAATGTAAAAAACAATGTGATAaagatatacaaaaaattattttaaaggaTAAAATCGAAAAGGAATTAACAGAAAATTTTTCAGCATTACAAACGGATATATCTACCAATGATATACCTACTTGCATTTGCGAAAAATCAGTAGCAGATAAAGTGGAAAAAACATGTTTAAAATGTGGAGGGATATTAGGTGGGGGTATTGCCCCAGGTTGGAGTCTGGTCAGTGGTTTAGGGTATATGGCATGGACACGATATATCGCTGCAAAAGTCCTTGAAGAGGGTATTAAAAAGGGTTTAGAAGTGGGTTTGGTTAAAGTCACGGAAATAGCAACACAAATGATAGGAGATGTAAATAAAGTACCTTCAATTGATATACTACAAAAGATTACTATAGGAAACTTTTCTGATGGAGTATCACTTTATGACATATTTAAAACCATAGATAGTACAATGTCTACGGAATTGGAAACTCAAGGGTATTATGATTTTAGCTTATCAGTACAAAGCATAGCTGATGATCCTGCTAAACTTAAATGGTGTTCTCAAAAAGTAGCAGACGTAACAAATGCAGTTGCTGATGGTGAAGCAAGTGTATTGACAGAAGCAGCACCTGTTACTAGTGGTTTAAATACTGCTATTATTGCTTCCATTGTTGCAATAGTAGTTATAATTTTGGTTATGtcaattatttatttaattttacgttatcgtagaaaaaaaaaaatacacaaaaaattacaatatataaaattattacaacAATAG
- a CDS encoding exported protein family 1 produces MNILEIPKYLFFLKIFFEKIISIEDIFYYIGDIMKEMMEGQNIREEKVAELLKDRLDLYIDNEDEYEILKENDIGMLLKSSFSNFILESIGWTYENISNIVLEEKEFSDINKKVIYIKEVNERMIRNSIILRQCKSCFISIIKSYYPFIKQAQYVSSSNYVLNDIKNNIDYRMDNIHRSIDNSYNEYILNLLEEEKNKILEDILRNILKIILCDVETKVEHQHI; encoded by the coding sequence ATGAATATACTGGAAATACCCAagtatctattttttttaaaaatattttttgagaaaattatttcaattgaagatatattttattatattggtGACATTATGAAAGAAATGATGGAAGGACAAAATATACGAGAAGAGAAAGTAGctgaattattaaaagatagattagatttatatatagataatgaGGATGAATACGagatattaaaagaaaatgatattggcatgttattaaaatcttcattttctaattttatattagaaTCTATAGGATGGACATATGAGAATATTTCTAATATTGTtttagaagaaaaagaattttctgatataaataaaaaagttatatatataaaagaagtcAATGAGAGAATGATTAGAAATTCAATTATTTTGAGACAATGTAAAAGTTGCTTTATatctataataaaaagttatTATCCTTTTATAAAGCAGGCACAATATGTGTCCTCATCTAATTATGTAttgaatgatataaaaaataatatagactATCGTATGGATAATATACATAGATCTATTGATAATTCATacaatgaatatatattaaatttattagaggaagaaaaaaataaaatcctAGAAGATATATTGaggaatattttaaaaattattttgtgtGATGTTGAAACAAAAGTAGAACATCAACACATATAG